From a region of the Neobacillus niacini genome:
- a CDS encoding TRAP transporter substrate-binding protein → MISKKLTGILAATLLMGSILAACGGKETTNTKSEGNKEDEKPSYTFRLADNQPPDYPTVLGDKKFAELVEERTEGRIKIEVYPSAQLGDEKSVLEQVQLGAIEFTRINSSPLAEFNNQFTPLGLPYVFESEDHLWNFLNGDMGTKLLDGLEQSKMKGLAFYDSGSRSFYSTKPLENVEDLKGQKIRVQQSKINIDFMNALGASATPMPYGEVFSALQTGIIDGAENNLPSLDSSNHYQEAKNLILDHHQRIPEVLLISKVAWDKLDAEDQKIIKQAALDSVETQRAEWDKYEERSEKKLKDAGVTFTEVKDLKPWTEAVKSMNAEYAKEFKEVMDAIEEARP, encoded by the coding sequence TTGATCAGTAAAAAGTTAACAGGTATTTTAGCCGCAACACTTTTAATGGGCTCAATCCTTGCTGCATGCGGTGGGAAAGAAACAACTAATACAAAGAGCGAAGGGAACAAGGAAGACGAAAAACCATCCTATACATTCCGCTTAGCTGACAATCAGCCGCCAGATTATCCGACAGTCCTTGGTGACAAAAAGTTCGCTGAATTAGTAGAGGAAAGAACAGAAGGACGTATCAAAATTGAAGTCTATCCATCTGCGCAATTAGGCGATGAAAAATCAGTACTTGAACAGGTTCAGCTTGGAGCGATTGAGTTTACACGAATCAATTCTAGTCCACTAGCTGAATTTAATAATCAGTTTACTCCGCTGGGACTTCCTTATGTATTTGAGAGTGAAGATCATCTTTGGAACTTCTTAAATGGAGACATGGGAACGAAGTTACTAGACGGACTTGAGCAATCTAAAATGAAAGGCTTAGCCTTTTACGATTCTGGTTCGCGTAGTTTTTACTCTACAAAACCTCTCGAAAATGTTGAGGATTTAAAAGGACAAAAGATTCGTGTACAACAAAGTAAAATCAATATTGATTTCATGAATGCCCTAGGTGCAAGTGCTACTCCAATGCCATATGGAGAAGTATTCAGTGCCCTTCAAACAGGAATCATTGACGGAGCAGAAAACAACCTGCCAAGTTTAGATTCATCTAACCATTATCAAGAAGCTAAAAACTTGATTCTTGATCATCACCAACGTATACCTGAAGTTCTTTTAATTAGTAAAGTAGCTTGGGATAAGCTTGATGCCGAAGATCAAAAAATCATTAAACAAGCAGCGCTTGATTCTGTGGAAACGCAAAGAGCAGAGTGGGATAAATATGAAGAACGTTCTGAAAAGAAATTAAAAGATGCAGGGGTAACCTTCACCGAAGTCAAAGATCTTAAACCTTGGACAGAAGCTGTAAAGTCTATGAATGCTGAATATGCAAAAGAATTCAAAGAAGTAATGGATGCGATTGAAGAAGCACGTCCATAA
- a CDS encoding TRAP transporter large permease — protein sequence MDTNTIGIIILLSSFVILVLLRFPIALTLVASSLLTVIYMKIPLPVIGQQMVQGMNSFSLLAIPFFILTGQIMSEGGLATRIVNFASLLVGRIRGGLAMVNSVAALFFGNISGSAVADVSSVGSVMIPMMKKKGYEADYAVGVTIASAIQGVVVPPSHNLVLYSLAAGGVSIASLFMAGIVPGFIMLISLMITGYIIARKRGYQKADPVPKSEIGGILLHGLLSLSPAVIILGGIMSGWFTATESGALACLYSFILAFVVYREAPISSIWKILTRTMRTVSMVFFLIAASASFGWILAYLQIPAMVTDLFLSISDNPLIILLIINILLLLLGAPMDMAPMILIMTPILLPVVTSFGMDPVHFGIVLILNAGIGLLTPPVGTVLFVGCAIGKVSIQQGTKAMMPFFYALLVVLLIITYIPEVVLWLPNLLVK from the coding sequence ATGGACACGAACACAATCGGAATCATTATCTTACTTTCAAGCTTTGTTATTCTAGTTCTGCTTCGTTTTCCGATTGCTCTTACGCTTGTGGCATCGTCCTTGCTAACAGTAATCTATATGAAAATTCCGCTTCCCGTTATTGGCCAGCAAATGGTTCAAGGTATGAACTCCTTTTCCCTGCTAGCGATCCCATTCTTTATCCTGACAGGACAAATTATGAGTGAAGGTGGACTTGCCACAAGGATCGTAAATTTTGCAAGTTTACTAGTAGGACGAATACGCGGCGGACTTGCAATGGTTAATAGCGTAGCAGCATTGTTTTTTGGAAATATATCAGGGTCGGCCGTCGCAGACGTTTCATCTGTCGGTTCTGTCATGATTCCAATGATGAAAAAGAAAGGATACGAAGCTGATTATGCGGTGGGTGTGACCATTGCTTCTGCTATCCAAGGTGTTGTAGTACCACCGAGTCATAATCTCGTTCTCTACTCTTTAGCAGCGGGCGGCGTATCAATCGCAAGTCTTTTTATGGCAGGTATAGTCCCTGGATTCATTATGTTAATTTCGCTTATGATTACAGGCTATATTATAGCTAGAAAAAGAGGATATCAAAAAGCGGACCCAGTGCCCAAATCAGAAATTGGAGGAATTCTCCTTCACGGTCTTTTATCCCTAAGTCCTGCAGTCATCATACTAGGCGGAATCATGAGCGGCTGGTTTACCGCAACCGAGTCAGGTGCGTTAGCGTGCTTATATTCTTTTATTCTAGCATTTGTCGTTTATAGAGAAGCACCCATATCAAGTATTTGGAAAATACTCACAAGAACAATGAGAACGGTTTCGATGGTATTTTTCTTAATTGCAGCATCTGCATCCTTTGGCTGGATACTCGCTTATTTGCAAATTCCTGCTATGGTAACCGACCTGTTCCTAAGTATTTCTGATAATCCACTTATCATTTTATTGATTATCAATATTTTATTACTTTTACTTGGTGCGCCAATGGACATGGCACCAATGATTTTGATCATGACACCAATCCTGCTTCCGGTGGTAACGAGCTTTGGTATGGACCCTGTACATTTCGGTATAGTCCTAATTTTAAATGCGGGAATAGGATTACTGACACCGCCCGTTGGGACCGTTTTATTTGTCGGATGTGCGATAGGAAAGGTCTCGATTCAGCAAGGTACAAAAGCGATGATGCCATTCTTCTATGCTTTACTAGTTGTTCTGTTAATTATCACCTATATTCCAGAAGTTGTTCTGTGGCTGCCAAATTTGCTAGTCAAGTAG
- a CDS encoding TRAP transporter small permease, translated as MDYIKKVFKVIDSIFEKFTLLFLVALIFVVTTQVMTRKLFNFVFFWSEEITLLLLAWFAFMAIAIGFREYIHLGIDSFTNLFPKSFNKVLDKIISASIFAFGFYLVVQGWEFTLLTSESTLPATKLPSSITYVAMPITGVMICGYSLLQFFNINTTRHKDLEEGL; from the coding sequence TTGGATTATATTAAAAAGGTGTTTAAAGTTATCGACTCTATTTTCGAAAAATTCACTTTACTATTTTTAGTAGCACTTATTTTTGTCGTAACAACACAGGTTATGACTCGGAAATTATTTAATTTTGTATTCTTTTGGTCCGAAGAAATTACATTGTTACTGCTTGCCTGGTTTGCCTTTATGGCGATTGCGATAGGGTTTCGGGAATATATTCATTTAGGTATTGATTCCTTTACCAACCTATTTCCTAAATCTTTTAATAAAGTACTAGATAAAATCATAAGTGCGTCAATTTTTGCGTTTGGTTTTTACCTAGTAGTCCAGGGGTGGGAATTTACATTGTTGACGTCGGAATCGACGCTACCAGCAACAAAACTTCCTAGTAGTATCACATATGTTGCGATGCCAATCACAGGTGTTATGATTTGCGGTTACTCGCTCCTGCAATTCTTTAATATTAACACAACCAGACATAAGGATTTGGAGGAGGGTTTGTAA